The region NNNNNNNNNNNNNNNNNNNNNNNNNNNNNNNNNNNNNNNNNNNNNNNNNNNNNNNNNNNNNNNNNNNNNNNNNNNNNNNNNNNNNNNNNNNNNNNNNNNNNNNNNNNNNNNNNNNNNNNNNNNNNNNNNNNNNNNNNNNNNNNNNNNNNNNNNNNNNNNNNNNNNNNNNNNNNNNNNNNNNNNNNNNNNNNNNNNNNNNNNNNNNNNNNNNNNNNNNNNNNNNNNNNNNNNNNNNNNNNNNNNNNNNNNNNNNNNNNNNNNNNNNNNNNNNNNNNNNNNNNNNNNNNNNNNNNNNNNNNNNNNNNNNNNNNNNNNNNNNNNNNNNNNNNNNNNNNNNNNNNNNNNNNNNNNNNNNNNNNNNNNNNNNNNNNNNNNNNNNNNNNNNNNNNNNNNNNNNNNNNNNNNNNNNNNNNNNNNNNNNNNNNNNNNNNNNNNNNNNNNNNNNNNNNNNNNNNNNNNNNNNNNNNNNNNNNNNNNNNNNNNNNNNNNNNNNNNNNNNNNNNNNNNNNNNNNNNNNNNNNNNNNNNNNNNNNNNNNNNNNNNNNNNNNNNNNNNNNNNNNNNNNNNNNNNNNNNNNNNNNNNNNNNNNNNNNNNNNNNNNNNNNNNNNNNNNNNNNNNNNNNNNNNNNNNNNNNNNNNNNNNNNNNNNNNNNNNNNNNNNNNNNNNNNNNNNNNNNNNNNNNNNNNNNNNNNNNNNNNNNNNNNNNNNNNNNNNNNNNNNNNNNNNNNNNNNNNNNNNNNNNNNNNNNNNNNNNNNNNNNNNNNNNNNNNNNNNNNNNNNNNNNNNNNNNNNNNNNNNNNNNNNNNNNNNNNNNNNNNNNNNNNNNNNNNNNNNNNNNNNNNNNNNNNNNNNNNNNNNNNNNNNNNNNNNNNNNNNNNNNNNNNNNNNNNNNNNNNNNNNNNNNNNNNNNNNNNNNNNNNNNNNNNNNNNNNNNNNNNNNNNNNNNNNNNNNNNNNNNNNNNNNNNNNNNNNNNNNNNNNNNNNNNNNNNNNNNNNNNNNNNNNNNNNNNNNNNNNNNNNNNNNNNNNNNNNNNNNNNNNNNNNNNNNNNNNNNNNNNNNNNNNNNNNNNNNNNNNNNNNNNNNNNNNNNNNNNNNNNNNNNNNNNNNNNNNNNNNNNNNNNNNNNNNNNNNNNNNNNNNNNNNNNNNNNNNNNNNNNNNNNNNNNNNNNNNNNNNNNNNNNNNNNNNNNNNNNNNNNNNNNNNNNNNNNNNNNNNNNNNNNNNNNNNNNNNNNNNNNNNNNNNNNNNNNNNNNNNNNNNNNNNNNNNNNNNNNNNNNNNNNNNNNNNNNNNNNNNNNNNNNNNNNNNNNNNNNNNNNNNNNNNNNNNNNNNNNNNNNNNNNNNNNNNNNNNNNNNNNNNNNNNNNNNNNNNNNNNNNNNNNNNNNNNNNNNNNNNNNNNNNNNNNNNNNNNNNNNNNNNNNNNNNNNNNNNNNNNNNNNNNNNNNNNNNNNNNNNNNNNNNNNNNNNNNNNNNNNNNNNNNNNNNNNNNNNNNNNNNNNNNNNNNNNNNNNNNNNNNNNNNNNNNNNNNNNNNNNNNNNNNNNNNNNNNNNNNNNNNNNNNNNNNNNNNNNNNNNNNNNNNNNNNNNNNNNNNNNNNNNNNNNNNNNNNNNNNNNNNNNNNNNNNNNNNNNNNNNNNNNNNNNNNNNNNNNNNNNNNNNNNNNNNNNNNNNNNNNNNNNNNNNNNNNNNNNNNNNNNNNNNNNNNNNNNNNNNNNNNNNNNNNNNNNNNNNNNNNNNNNNNNNNNNNNNNNNNNNNNNNNNNNNNNNNNNNNNNNNNNNNNNNNNNNNNNNNNNNNNNNNNNNNNNNNNNNNNNNNNNNNNNNNNNNNNNNNNNNNNNNNNNNNNNNNNNNNNNNNNNNNNNNNNNNNNNNNNNNNNNNNNNNNNNNNNNNNNNNNNNNNNNNNNNNNNNNNNNNNNNNNNNNNNNNNNNNNNNNNNNNNNNNNNNNNNNNNNNNNNNNNNNNNNNNNNNNNNNNNNNNNNNNNNNNNNNNNNNNNNNNNNNNNNNNNNNNNNNNNNNNNNNNNNNNNNNNNNNNNNNNNNNNNNNNNNNNNNNNNNNNNNNNNNNNNNNNNNNNNNNNNNNNNNNNNNNNNNNNNNNNNNNNNNNNNNNNNNNNNNNNNNNNNNNNNNNNNNNNNNNNNNNNNNNNNNNNNNNNNNNNNNNNNNNNNNNNNNNNNNNNNNNNNNNNNNNNNNNNNNNNNNNNNNNNNNNNNNNNNNNNNNNNNNNNNNNNNNNNNNNNNNNNNNNNNNNNNNNNNNNNNNNNNNNNNNNNNNNNNNNNNNNNNNNNNNNNNNNNNNNNNNNNNNNNNNNNNNNNNNNNNNNNNNNNNNNNNNNNNNNNNNNNNNNNNNNNNNNNNNNNNNNNNNNNNNNNNNNNNNNNNNNNNNNNNNNNNNNNNNNNNNNNNNNNNNNNNNNNNNNNNNNNNNNNNNNNNNNNNNNNNNNNNNNNNNNNNNNNNNNNNNNNNNNNNNNNNNNNNNNNNNNNNNNNNNNNNNNNNNNNNNNNNNNNNNNNNNNNNNNNNNNNNNNNNNNNNNNNNNNNNNNNNNNNNNNNNNNNNNNNNNNNNNNNNNNNNNNNNNNNNNNNNNNNNNNNNNNNNNNNNNNNNNNNNNNNNNNNNNNNNNNNNNNNNNNNNNNNNNNNNNNNNNNNNNNNNNNNNNNNNNNNNNNNNNNNNNNNNNNNNNNNNNNNNNNNNNNNNNNNNNNNNNNNNNNNNNNNNNNNNNNNNNNNNNNNNNNNNNNNNNNNNNNNNNNNNNNNNNNNNNNNNNNNNNNNNNNNNNNNNNNNNNNNNNNNNNNNNNNNNNNNNNNNNNNNNNNNNNNNNNNNNNNNNNNNNNNNNNNNNNNNNNNNNNNNNNNNNNNNNNNNNNNNNNNNNNNNNNNNNNNNNNNNNNNNNNNNNNNNNNNNNNNNNNNNNNNNNNNNNNNNNNNNNNNNNNNNNNNNNNNNNNNNNNNNNNNNNNNNNNNNNNNNNNNNNNNNNNNNNNNNNNNNNNNNNNNNNNNNNNNNNNNNNNNNNNNNNNNNNNNNNNNNNNNNNNNNNNgcatgttggtactctaagtacctggaatcaaggagacatagcttggcaactacgggttgaccctttctgccatgataggttatggcaaaacggattgctccaaagtggatatgggtatatccttctctcctccaaatggccgggaattcatcagggatttcaagagtaatgaactgttcttggtgggtggaatatatgggacatctgctcatggctgaggctgagatgtattctttaggaactaaagaccttttctggtaaatagctttaagggatttaaccagaaaacctaaagaatacatctcagcctcagccatgagcagatgtcccatatattccacccaccaagaacagttcattactcttgaaatccctgatgaattccNNNNNNNNNNNNNNNNNNNNNNNNNNNNNNNNNNNNNNNNNNNNNNNNNNNNNNNNNNNNNNNNNNNNNNNNNNNNNNNNNNNNNNNNNNNNNNNNNNNNNNNNNNNNNNNNNNNNNNNNNNNNNNNNNNNNNNNNNNNNNNNNNNNNNNNNNNNNNNNNNNNNNNNNNNNNNNNNNNNNNNNNNNNNNNNNNNNNNNNNNNNNNNNNNNNNNNNNNNNNNNNNNNNNNNNNNNNNNNNNNNNNNNNNNNNNNNNNNNNNNNNNNNNNNNNNNNNNNNNNNNNNNNNNNNNNNNNNNNNNNNNNNNNNNNNNNNNNNNNNNNNNNNNNNNNNNNNNNNNNNNNNNNNNNNNNNNNNNNNNNNNNNNNNNNNNNNNNNNNNNNNNNNNNNNNNNNNNNNNNNNNNNNNNNNNNNNNNNNNNNNNNNNNNNNNNNNNNNNNNNNNNNNNNNNNNNNNNNNNNNNNNNNNNNNNNNNNNNNNNNNNNNNNNNNNNNNNNNNNNNNNNNNNNNNNNNNNNNNNNNNNNNNNNNNNNNNNNNNNNNNNNNNNNNNNNNNNNNNNNNNNNNNNNNNNNNNNNNNNNNNNNNNNNNNNNNNNNNNNNNNNNNNNNNNNNNNNNNNNNNNNNNNNNNNNNNNNNNNNNNNNNNNNNNNNNNNNNNNNNNNNNNNNNNNNNNNNNNNNNNNNNNNNNNNNNNNNNNNNNNNNNNNNNNNNNNNNNNNNNNNNNNNNNNNNNNNNNNNNNNNNNNNNNNNNNNNNNNNNNNNNNNNNNNNNNNNNNNNNNNNNNNNNNNNNNNNNNNNNNNNNNNNNNNNNNNNNNNNNNNNNNNNNNNNNNNNNNNNNNNNNNNNNNNNNNNNNNNNNNNNNNNNNNNNNNNNNNNNNNNNNNNNNNNNNNNNNNNNNNNNNNNNNNNNNNNNNNNNNNNNNNNNNNNNNNNNNNNNNNNNNNNNNNNNNNNNNNNNNNNNNNNNNNNNNNNNNNNNNNNNNNNNNNNNNNNNNNNNNNtaactaatactctaatagtctaataataagtaataacttaataaaataataagtaataactaaattaaactaataagtaatgcactaataattaatactacgtaaataataactaataacttaataagtactccctctgtcccattttacccgtcctatttactattcattggtcaaaccaactctttcttctttgcttattttctttagtaattttttattatttttaaatttaagttgttgtgtttaatagtacttttaatgtagtttctaaatatataaattttatatattattgctaaacttaatattatgaaaaattggattaaaaattacttcagtcaagcatcgttaaacgaaccagacaaccatttcgggacggaggtagtattaaatatttaactattaaagtgtaaagacttacaatattaaacactttacaattattaacacttcaaatatttttttttttaattttttttaaattaaaaaacaaaaaacaaaaaacaaaaaacaaacctaGGCGCCCCCcaggcgcctagcgatttttgcaaccttgcaatatatataactttCATTCTCATTCCTTGTGTCTAACTCCATAAACAAACACACCCCAAGTATTCTttctatcccattttatgtgtttgactaaaattatttacaatttaattttttataataataatttagtattagtacataaaatttatattttttgaaactttaagaataattttttttttgaaaggaaagaataatattaaataccaaAAATTACATCTAAAAgtaataagaaaataacaaaagaacATATAGTTGGtttgaaaaatgaataataacatgacaaataaaataaaaccagAGAATAACCCCTTTTTGTATCCcttagtactttttttttttttttgtgatgatgGAAACTCAATCACTACCCTAGTGTACCCGAATTCAATGGGAAACCCCCACTCCTTTATAATATCCTACAAACCACACAAGAGAGGTAAACGACCTTGTGCAACAGACTTGACcaagaaaattgagaaaaatcaaactcgtgacctttaGATACAAGAATCATACTTCATCCACTTGGTAATTTGTCACTCCTTTTTACAATTGGTAAAAAATGCTGCTATGTAATAAGTGATATTACACCAtccttataataaattattgtaatttttaatatatttttatggtttataatttgttattcaaatatagaataatatacttttcttcCGTGTAAAACACAATTTATaagattataaaattacattttgcctttataattgatagaaaatgaaaaactagATTTCACACTGTTGCTAAAATTGAGAATGGAATGTGATCAAAAGTTTGGTTTAAGAAATAGGTTAAAAATAAATCCATTATAttctttgttttaatttttttgctctTAAAAATAGCATTCCCAGGATGAGTTATTCCTTCTTGAGTTGGAATATCCATTCCAAAGTGACACATGGTATTAGTTATTCCCAAATTTTCAAGAATACcgttttttttcataataattaaaaaacaaaaatctttaaaaatgctcatacatatattatttaatataaaagatatatttatcttttgaatacttttcatttttattcattaaatcaataaaaaactaaataataattCTTACAAATCAGACaatagaataaaatttatattgtattaacATGTAACAAATGTGATTATGCCAATATATGGCTTTTAGCCACCACAATGCAAGAATTGTTAAGTAGCCCGTACTGTTTAGCTCAATGGTTCTAGGCAGTTTTTTGGGGCAAGaaatatgttaaatatataGGGGTTATAGTGATGTAAATAGTTAAGGAGTGGTATGGCTAGATAAATAGATGAAGTAGAAGATGAAAGGTTAcgcatatttttgtatttaaaatttaaggaaaaaatagTTATTCAAATACCTAAactgaaaaaatgaaaataatgctAGAAAACAATTTTTCTAGAGATAAATGAAAAACATTCTCAATTACTAAACACACCCTTTTCACATTCAAATTTTAAACTAGAAATCCATAATGGAGATGGGAGAGAAGCGACACACAATACCTCTATATAAGCACGGGCACACTGCTATCGCTATAGGTCCGCTTCggtctaaaattatgaataattgAGAGTGAAGCAGGGGAACTGGTTGTTTGAATGCAGGAAGGAGTCATTCTGTTGGCTCAGTTTTCTTTGGTGTATCAGACAAGGTGACCATAGATCTAAGAACGCCAGGGCTGATCCTGTCAGCAAGAACTCCTCTCTCAGATATGATAAACGACTTCTCCTTTACATAGCTTTGAAGTTTCTTAGCTTCATAATCCAGTCGAGTTTGATCTGTTTCAAAGTCAAAAGTACTCATGTTAGTTGAACCATTTCATCTTTTGTGCTGAATTACTGGAATGATAGAAAATGCTGCCGAAATCCTAGGTGTGTACAAGGTTCATATCTTTATGGCCATGCATAACTTGAAATTGTAAAATGAGTCATGCTCAAGTCACCACTAGATAAAAGAATAATGTACAAATAATTTCTTTGATACAGGCAGgcattaaagttaaattatgcATAATGCACAAATCCAGTTGTATAATTCAGCAGTCAATTTTTCATGATTCACAGCCTTCACCATTCATCATCCCCCTTCCGCATTGCCTAGTCTATTCAAACTAAACATTCACCAAGTATCTTGTCTCAAAATTAATTGTTTGTCCACATGCTCAGAATCTCgagaattttattttgattctgTTGGAAAAAACATTTAGATTTAGAGCCATAGGAAGACAGAACAGAAAGAGAAAATTATAGTTGCGGTTCAAATACATTTTAGGAGTCTTATGGGTTGAACCACcatctatataaaatatatgccTGCTTAGCTTGTTAATGGGGGTTGCATTTTTACATCTATTGCATAGAAGCTGTCAACCTTCCAGAGCTAGATTAAATAACATCATACTAAAGTAttcaagtataaaataatattagcgCCAATCCAAAAAAAGTGTTATTACTATTTCTGCAATAAAACAAAGGCCTCATCCATCACTAACAAGGAAAATATGCTTCAAGATGACATTTTCCAATAATAAGTCTTCTAGATCATTAAAACCACTCTCACAGCATCCAATGGAAGAAACCTTCCACACAATTATGTGATTACATTTACTATACCAAGCTACCATTTGCTCAATGATTAACATGAAATACACATCCGTTTTCCCATTCATGGAAATGAAAGAATTATAAGTGATACCCCTatatcacagattcacagatAAGAGTGTACACGAGTCGAGCCGATGCCGAATAGTCCAAGCTTGAAGCTTAGCTCAATTAGAAAAATCAAAGGTCAAGCTCAAGAGCTTGACTGAGCTCTAATTTTTTGAGCTCAATCTCAACTCGACAGTAACCCAATCTAATTCAAATATTTGTAGAATCAAGTTCGAGTAGCTCATGATAGCTTGGCTCATTTAATTCACACATATATTGAGACGATCATACCATCAAGAAAGAAGCATAAACACTAAACAGCATGGTCAAAGAAAGAAACCTTGCTCAAGAATGGTATGGACAGCATGAAATGGAACACTAGCAAAAATATCAGTTCCAGGAAACATAAGCCAAGTTGTCTCCTTCACGTCATGGTTGCCACAAGTTGAACAAACCTCTCTCACCAATGGTTTCGTCTCAATCTCCCTCATTATCGACTCAAAAGGTGAAGGAACGCTGGATTTTGTTGTCTTTGCCCTCTTCCTTAATGCTGTCaatgcttccctgtttccattCCTTTCCCTATCATTTTCAACTAACTGCAATTACATCATTGAAATTCACTTATTCGCTTAGAACtattacagagtattatttataattaaaaaaaaaaaaaggtgcacAGGCATTTAAATTACCTGCTGCCGTGCCAATAAAATGTTCTCGCCTTCAATTTCAACCTCAATTAACTTTTCTTGGAACTCCTTCATTGTGGAGTCCATTGTAACCTTTTAAATGCCTAATACATAAGAAACTATAAGCACCTTAAACTATACAAATACCACATAGCAAAATGTACAACCAAAGGCAATGAAGcttattcaaattttcaaaaaatggtTTGGAGACAAGAATCATGTCAAATTAGTACTTACATTATGAGCAAGGTACACATAGAGAAACCAGATATATAAAGTGATAAATTATaatgatattaattcttttacAATTTACACAGCCATACGTGAGGAACAACTTGGGGTGAGCAACTGAAAAACCGATTGGAATTTTTTAGTGTCATAACGGACAGTAGGTTGTCATGTCAGTTCCCTAAAACCAAAAGAAACAAATTATTccacaattaataattaaaaattctatCAGgattaattttctcaaaaacaGTAACTCCTTTGGttatttctcaaaattttacataaaatattaatgaacaattaaagaaaatttaaaattttcaaaaacgatACACACTGTCCAGACTCCAGAATTAATTTTCAAACACTAACAACAGAGTACAGTGAGCACGATAGGATTTTGTATGAAATATGTAAAAAGAAATACAGAGAGTCGCAGCAATAGCAGCATATAATGTATGAAAtcccttttaattttaatatgtaaaaaataaaaaattaccttgAGCCTTGGATTTGATACAGTGAAGCGGAGGCGCAGAGGGCTGACTGGCTGAGGGGCGAGGATGAGGTGAGTTCCGCAGAGCCGCTGAGTGCCCGAGTCCCGTACGATCGCCGCTGAGTCGACGAAGTGAGGTCAGACCGTCTGAGGATGTGAGGACTGAGGAGCGAGGGCGGAGGCGAGAGGGAGTAGGGAGTGACCGCCTGATTGGAGTGTTGCAGAGGGAGGAGGGTGTGAGGCGCAGAGGCGGTGAGAGATCAGATGAGGAGGAGTGCTGAACCGTCGTCTGTAGCTGTGGAGTGGAGAAGACGAAGTCCAGAGCCCGAGAACGGAATAAGGAATTAGGGATTAGGGCTAagaattaagatttttttttttttttttttggtgtaaccaGGTCTCCACCTTTGAATACAATGGCTCTGGATTGTAGGGCACATCTATTGAGTGGGACAATAAACCTAGAGATTTAAGGTTATTTCATATTCAAATCCAATGATCGAACCATTGacatttggttaaggatgaatgaaACTGAGAATTAAGATTAGTAATTACTGATTTACAAATTAGGATatcttatcatatatatattttttaatcttatCTTTATATATTCCCTTACTATAAAAAAGtcaactttatttttaaaaccaaTGCATCTTATTGCATTAGATCGATAGCAAGGCAGTCTACAAGAAAAGAAGGGTGGAGTATTCTTCCATCATCGCAACCTCCTAACAAAGAAACGACATTCTTGGCCAATAAATGGGCGACACGATTCGCAGTTCGCTTAACAAAATGGAAATTTACACTATTTAGGGAGTGTGCTATTTTCTTAATGTCCTCTATTCTAGGAACACATGTAAATGAACATTAACATAACAAGAAAAAGcctataataatgaaaataacaatTCAATGCATCACATAATCCTCAAATCGCGCTGGAAGTATTTTCATGCGTTTTGACTTGCGAGATTCAACATCATGCATGATCACTTCTTCCCTATTCTCATAGCCACCTTTGCCGTCACCTTTGCCAGCTGCTGTAGCATTGGCAGTTCTCCAAATGGACAGAAAGCTGAGTGACCAGGTAAACATCATGTTCAAGTTATAAAGGTGCTCCTTCCAGACATGAGTATTCCTACTATTCCATAACCCCAACAAAGTACTGCCACCTTTGTCATGGTTTCTTCATCTAAAGTATCTAGACAACCGAAGAACCATTCTTGCAAATTACCGATTGCCTATGATATCACCGGGAGCTCCAATCTTTGCCATACTCTTTTCGCCTCCTGGCAATCTGTAATGCACTGTGTGCAGagagaaagatgaagaagaatacACAGAAGGATAAAggaattgaaatatattttccaTGTGTATTGATAATAAACAAgtaaagagatatatatatataattaaagttaacggtaataataatgaataaaggAAATTTACCAAATATGTAGCCTATGTATATGgagtgaatatatataaattcctAATTATGTATNNNNNNNNNNNNNNNNNNNNNNNNNNNNNNNNNNNNNNNNNNNNNNNNNNNNNNNNNNNNNNNNNNNNNNNNNNNNNNNNNNNNNNNNNNNNNNNNNNNNNNNNNNNNNNNNNNNNNNNNNNNNNNNNNNNNNNNNNNNNNNNNNNNNNNNNNNNNNNNNNNNNNNNNNNNNNNNNNNNNNNNNNNNNNNNNNNNNNNNNNNNNNNNNNNNNNNNNNNNNNNNNNNNNNNNNNNNNNNNNNNNNNNNNNNNNNNNNNNNNNNNNNNNNNNNNNNNNNNNNNNNNNNNNNNNNNNNNNNNNNNNNNNNNNNNNNNNNNNNNNNNNNNNNNNNNNNNNNNNNNNNNNNNNNNNNNNNNNNNNNNNNNNNNNNNNNNNNNNNNNNNNNNNNNNNNNNNNNNNNNNNNNNNNNNNNNNNNNNNNNNNNNNNNNNNNNNNNNNNNNNNN is a window of Ipomoea triloba cultivar NCNSP0323 chromosome 11, ASM357664v1 DNA encoding:
- the LOC115996327 gene encoding uncharacterized protein LOC115996327, which translates into the protein MDSTMKEFQEKLIEVEIEGENILLARQQLVENDRERNGNREALTALRKRAKTTKSSVPSPFESIMREIETKPLVREVCSTCGNHDVKETTWLMFPGTDIFASVPFHAVHTILEQDQTRLDYEAKKLQSYVKEKSFIISERGVLADRISPGVLRSMVTLSDTPKKTEPTE